GTCCCAGACCTCCCACAGCCCGGCCATGGCAAAGGGCGCGCCGTCGGCCATCATCAGCGCGAACGGCTGCTTGCGTCTGGCGTCCAGCTTCTGCCATTCATAAAAGCACGTCGCCGGGATCAGGCAGCGGCGCTTTTTGAACGCCGCGCGAAAAGCCGGCTTCCCTGCCACGGTCTCGCTGCGCGCGTTGATCATCTTCGCGGCCATCTTGCGATCCTTGGCCCAAAAAGGGACCAGCCCCCAGTGGAAGCGCCGCAACACGCGGCCGGCGTCAGTCTGCACAATGCCGGGAATGTCCATGGTGGGCGCGAGGTTGCGCCGGGGCTCGTAGTCTGCGTCAACCAGCTGAAAATACTCTACTGCCTGGGCCTTGGGGATGACAAAGCCGAATCGTCCGCACATGCCGACCTCCTTGCGAGCCGTCTGCGGGCACGATACACTGGTTTGACCATGACTGCACGACGCATCCTCCCCCTTCCGCGCCCGCAGCGGCCGGCACTCGAGATTCTCGGCGTTCGCACCGAGACCCGGCTGGAGCTGCCGCTGTACCTGGCCACCGTGGCCGCGGGCTTCCCCTCGCCGGCCGACGACTACATCGACCAGAGCCTGGACCTCAACGAGCACTGCATCGCCCACCCCGCGGCGACCTTCTTCGTTCGCGTGCATGGCGATTCCATGCGCGATGCCGGCGTGCACGACGGCGACCTCCTCGTCGTGGACCGCGCCCTGGAGCCGGTCAGCGGGCGCATCGTCATCGCCGCCCTTGATGGCGAACTGACCGTGAAACGCATCAAGAAAACGCCCGACGCGCTCTATCTCCTGCCCGAAAATCCGGACTACGTGCCCATCCGCGTGGAGCCGGACTCCAGCTTCGAAGTCTGGGGCGTGGTCGCCTACGTCATTCATAAGGTGTAGACCATGTCGCACGTCTTCTGCATGGTCAACTGCAACAACTTCTACGTCTCTTGCGAGCGTGTGTTCAATCCCACGCTACAGCATGTGCCCGTGGTGGTGCTGTCCAACAACGACGGCTGCGTCATCGCCCGTTCCAACGAGGCCAAGGCCCTGGGCATTGCCATGGGCGAGCCGGCCTTTCTGCGCGAGCAATTCTTCCGCAAGCATGGCGTGCGCGTCTTTTCGTCCAATTATGCCTTGTACGGGGACATGAGCCGCCGTGTGATGCAGACCCTGGCGCAGTTCTGCCCGTCCATGGAGGTCTATTCCATCGACGAAACCTTCCTGGCCTTTGAGAATCCACGGCCGGGCGAGCTGACGGCCCTGGGCCGGCAGATGCGGGCCACGGTCAGGCAGTGGACGGGCATTCCGGTCTCCATCGGGCTGGCTCCCACCAAGACCCTGGCCAAGATCGCCAATCGGTTCGCCAAGAAGCATCCGCAATACGAGGGCGTGCTGGACCTCACGGCCATGACGCCGGCCGAGGTGGAGTCCCTGCTGGACCGGGTGGAGGTGGCGGACATCTGGGGCGTGGGGCGCAAGCATACAAGGATGCTGAAGAGTTTCGGCATCCACACCGCCCGGCACCTGCGCGACGCCCCGGCGGACTGGGTCCGCAAGCGCATGACCGTGACCGGCCTGCACACGCTGCTGGAGCTGCGGGGCCGGCCGTGCATCGAGCTGGAGGACGTCGCCCCGGACAAAAAGGCCATCTGCGCCTCGCGGTCCTTTGGCAAATCGGTCACCACCCTGTTCGAACTGCGCGAGGCCGTGGCGGCCTACGTCAGCCGCGTGGCCGAGAAACTGCGCGCCCAGCAGAGCCGGGCCGGCCGGCTCCAGGTCTACATCCTGACCAACCCGCACAAGGACGTGCCCCAGTACAGCAACGCCATGCAGGTGGCCCTGCCGCGGCCCACCGCGCACACGCCGGAGCTCATCGCCGCGGCCCTGGGCCTGCTGGAGCGGCTCTACCGCCCCGGCTATGTCTACAAGAAAGCCGGCGTCATGGCCACGCAGCTCGAGCCTGAGACCCCACGCCAGCTCTCGCTCTTGGATCCTCCCGAGGAAGAGGATGCCCGACGCATGGCCCTCATGACCGTGCTGGACCGGGCCAACGCCAAATGGGGCCGCGGCACCCTCAGCTACGCCGCCGCCGGCCTGGACCGGCCGTGGCGGATGCGCCAAGCGTCCAAGTCGCCCCGGTACACGACGTGCTGGGGGGAGTTGCCGGTGGTGGGGTAGGAGGTGCCTCATCCGAAATCGCGCCCAGCAGTCCTCA
This sequence is a window from Megalodesulfovibrio gigas DSM 1382 = ATCC 19364. Protein-coding genes within it:
- a CDS encoding Y-family DNA polymerase, whose protein sequence is MSHVFCMVNCNNFYVSCERVFNPTLQHVPVVVLSNNDGCVIARSNEAKALGIAMGEPAFLREQFFRKHGVRVFSSNYALYGDMSRRVMQTLAQFCPSMEVYSIDETFLAFENPRPGELTALGRQMRATVRQWTGIPVSIGLAPTKTLAKIANRFAKKHPQYEGVLDLTAMTPAEVESLLDRVEVADIWGVGRKHTRMLKSFGIHTARHLRDAPADWVRKRMTVTGLHTLLELRGRPCIELEDVAPDKKAICASRSFGKSVTTLFELREAVAAYVSRVAEKLRAQQSRAGRLQVYILTNPHKDVPQYSNAMQVALPRPTAHTPELIAAALGLLERLYRPGYVYKKAGVMATQLEPETPRQLSLLDPPEEEDARRMALMTVLDRANAKWGRGTLSYAAAGLDRPWRMRQASKSPRYTTCWGELPVVG
- a CDS encoding LexA family protein; this encodes MTARRILPLPRPQRPALEILGVRTETRLELPLYLATVAAGFPSPADDYIDQSLDLNEHCIAHPAATFFVRVHGDSMRDAGVHDGDLLVVDRALEPVSGRIVIAALDGELTVKRIKKTPDALYLLPENPDYVPIRVEPDSSFEVWGVVAYVIHKV
- a CDS encoding SOS response-associated peptidase, with product MCGRFGFVIPKAQAVEYFQLVDADYEPRRNLAPTMDIPGIVQTDAGRVLRRFHWGLVPFWAKDRKMAAKMINARSETVAGKPAFRAAFKKRRCLIPATCFYEWQKLDARRKQPFALMMADGAPFAMAGLWEVWDDPDSGTPLHSATILTTEANALVAPIHDRMPVILPPDSWAQWLDPAADAAALAPLLAPFPAEGMRQEAVGMGVNKAGNEEF